A single window of Nicotiana sylvestris chromosome 3, ASM39365v2, whole genome shotgun sequence DNA harbors:
- the LOC138888556 gene encoding uncharacterized protein: MDPLDEEKTSFIKDIGTYCYKVMPLGLKNVGATYYSLVTKILQEHLGKTFEVYIDDMLVKSQQAGDHIQHLSDIFQILRKFNMKLNPEKCEFGVLAGKFLGFLVSNCGIEVNPAQIKAIEEIPDILTSKKEVQRLTERIPALGRFVSKSLEKCFKFFSSLKKQNQFEWSEECQQALKNLKAYLSNPPLLAKPKDGEKLLIYLTVSKVVVSAVLVRKDQGKQSPIYYVSKSLLDAETRYPHLEKYELALIMASRKLRPYFQCHLISVVTTYPLHNILHKQELSEFSQGIQAGAEKELQVFNKSNPAIKCHPITNNEAEYEVVIAGLELARELEIEQVIIKSDSQLVVNQMQGTYIPREARMQQYLEKARDLVRQFQTWKITQIPREENFKADTLANLASAAEVTNEENASVIHLFHSVLDQDKNELYFNNLTWDWRNEIVNFLQYGILSEDKKKAQALRQKAARYCLDRGNLYRKMFGGPLARCLGPSQIEYVIKEIHEGNCGNHTGGKSLIQVFLNLVMGIDCLVVEVSELASLKKRLEESKGKWPEVLPGILWAYRTTAKTSTRETSFSLVYDAKALIPVEIGEPSTRYTQAIKESNEEEMRVNLDLLEERRETALIRMAAQNKLLSDITIGKLVSDTSRLGTTYSKKFFNPQEQPMQEC; encoded by the exons ATGGATCCTctagatgaggaaaaaacttcctttattaaAGACATAGGGACTTATTGCTATAAAGTTATGCCATTAGgcctaaagaatgttggggccacgtACTATAGTCTAGTGACCAAAATATTACAAGAACATCTAGGAAAAACATTTGAGgtgtatatagatgatatgctagtcaaatcACAACAAGCAGGGGATCATATTCAACACTTGTCAGATATATTTCAAATTCTTCGCAAATTTAACATGAAGttaaatcctgagaaatgtgAATTTGGCGTGTTGGCAGGTAAGTTCTTGGGATTCCTTGTTTCTAactgtggtattgaagtaaatcccgCGCAGATTAAGGCTATTGAAGAAATTCCGGATATACTTACAAGCAAAAAAGAAGTACAGAGGTTGACAGAAAGAATACCAGCGTTGGGGAGATTTGTTTCCAAGTCATTGGAAAAGTGTTTTAAGTTCTTTTCATCCTTAAAAAAGCAAAATCAATTCGAATGGTCTGAAGAATGTCAACAAGCGCTCAAAAATTTAAAAGcatacttgtcaaatccaccattGCTAGCCAAACCAAAAGATGGGGAAAAACTACTCATCTACCTTACTGTTTCGAAAGTAGTGGTAAGTGCCGTATTAGTTCGaaaggaccaaggtaaacaatctccaatttattatgttagcaagtcTTTACTGGATGCTGAAACTCGGTATCCTCATTTAGAAAAATATGAATTAGCATTAATTATGGCATCTAggaaattaaggccttattttcaatgtcatcttaTCTCTGTAGTAACTACCTACCCCTTGCATAATATATTGCATAAAcaagagttatcag AGTTTAGCCAAGGGATACAGGCAGGGGCAGAAAAAGAACTGCAGGTATTTAACAAGTCTAATCCAG ccataaaatgtcatcctattactaataatgaagcagaatatgaagTTGTGATTGCTGGTCTGGAATTGGCACGAGAGCTCGAAATAGAGCAGGTcataatcaaaagcgattcgcaGCTCGTGGTTAACCAAATGCAGGGGACTTATATACCTAGAGAGGCGAGGATGCAGCAATACCTGGAAAAGGCACGAGACTTGGTTagacaattccaaacttggaaaattACGCAGATACCAAGAGAAGAGAATTTTAAGGCAGACACTTTAGCTAATCTTGCATCCGCTGCAGAagtaacaaatgaagaaaatgcttccgtaatacatttgtttcattcagtacttGATCAAGATAAAAACGAGTTATATTTCAATaatctaacttgggattggaggaacgagattgtcaaTTTTTTGCAGTACGGAATACTatctgaagataagaaaaaggctcaggCACTTCGTCAAAAGGCTGCTCGTTATTGTTTAGATCGGGGCAATTTatatcgaaaaatgttcggtggccCTCTAGCAAGATGTCTCGGACCTTCTCAAATAGAATACGTTATAAAGGAAATACACGAGGGGAATTGTGGAAATCACACCGGAGGAAAATCTTTG attcaggtatttctgaacctggTAATGGGTATTGATTGCTTAGTGGTAGAAgtatcggagttagcaag CCTGAAGAAAAgactagaggaatcaaaaggCAAGTGGCCAGAGGTGCTACCTGGGAtcttgtgggcttaccgaacaacAGCAAAAACAAGTACGAGAGAAACATCATTCTCACTTGTGTACGACGCtaaagccttaattccagttgaaataggggAGCCAAGTACGAGATATACCCAAGCTATAAAAGAGTCAAATGAAGAGGAGATGCGGGTAAATCTCGATTTGCTTGAAGAAAGGAGAGAAACTGCCTTAATAAGGATGGCAGCTCAAAACAAGTTATTGAGCGATATTACAATCGGAAAGCTTGTctcagatacttcaagattggggactacgTACTCAAAAAAGTTTTTCAATCCACAAGAGCAGCCAATGCAGGAATGTTga
- the LOC104211586 gene encoding protein THYLAKOID ASSEMBLY 8, chloroplastic — translation MASSVSTNLNFILPHSSVTRPLKSTTTRQFSVRCGGPRSNRGPLVKGRILSIEAIQAIQALKRAQRTDPSQIEAQISKTLSRLIKADLIAAFKELLRQDLTDLAVKVFPAVQSECSVPDLGLYADMVLALTRTGLTEHIGDLICDLEKEDKIQVDDKALVRLVRALIEGEQVESTVRVYELMKRSGWGSGIEIDEYVAKVLRRGFKRFGKDDLANEVDAQLQRLSRVVLGKN, via the coding sequence ATGGCGTCCTCTGTATCCACAAACCTCAACTTCATTTTACCACATTCTTCAGTAACCCGTCCATTGAAATCTACCACCACAAGACAATTCTCAGTGCGATGTGGCGGCCCCAGAAGCAACCGTGGACCTCTAGTCAAGGGTCGAATACTGAGCATTGAAGCAATCCAAGCAATTCAAGCTCTAAAACGAGCCCAAAGAACCGACCCGTCCCAAATTGAAGCTCAAATTTCCAAAACCCTCTCTCGTCTCATCAAAGCAGATCTTATCGCCGCCTTCAAAGAGCTCTTACGACAGGACCTTACCGATTTAGCCGTCAAAGTTTTCCCAGCCGTTCAATCTGAATGCAGCGTTCCCGATTTGGGTCTTTACGCTGATATGGTTTTAGCTTTGACCAGAACAGGTTTGACCGAACATATTGGTGATTTGATTTGTGATTTGGAGAAAGAGGATAAAATTCAGGTTGATGATAAGGCGCTGGTGAGATTAGTGAGGGCGTTGATTGAAGGTGAACAAGTTGAATCAACTGTTAGAGTTTATGAATTGATGAAAAGGAGTGGATGGGGTTCTGGAATTGAAATTGATGAATATGTAGCTAAGGTTTTAAGGAGGGGTTTTAAAAGGTTTGGGAAAGATGATTTGGCTAATGAGGTTGATGCACAATTACAAAGATTGTCTCGTGTAGTTTTGGGGAAAAATTAG